In Mastigocladopsis repens PCC 10914, a single window of DNA contains:
- a CDS encoding class I SAM-dependent methyltransferase, which yields MKDQKPSIVFDQERASSYDKRFAKLAPMRDALHLFIRIVLSELPDDARILCVGVGTGLELIDLAQTFPQWQFTAVEPAASMLDICRQKAEVCGIISRCTFHEGYLDSLPASDSFHAATCLLVSHFFMQQEERRNFFRQIAARLLPDGYLVSSDLASDMSTASYQSLLAVWLLMLRYAETPAEEIEKFVTSYGRDAAILPPQEVESIIASSGFDTPVLFFQTLLIHAWYAKRTP from the coding sequence ATGAAAGATCAAAAGCCATCTATTGTTTTTGACCAAGAACGTGCTTCTTCCTATGACAAGCGGTTCGCTAAATTGGCTCCTATGCGCGATGCACTTCATTTGTTTATCCGCATTGTGCTTTCTGAACTTCCTGACGATGCACGGATTCTCTGCGTCGGCGTGGGAACCGGCTTGGAATTGATTGACCTCGCCCAAACATTTCCGCAATGGCAATTCACTGCAGTAGAGCCTGCGGCATCGATGCTGGACATCTGTCGCCAGAAAGCCGAAGTTTGTGGTATCATATCACGCTGCACTTTCCACGAAGGTTATCTCGACTCGCTTCCCGCATCGGACTCTTTCCATGCAGCAACCTGCCTTTTGGTTTCTCATTTCTTTATGCAGCAGGAGGAACGGCGCAACTTCTTTCGCCAAATCGCTGCACGTCTTCTCCCTGATGGATACCTGGTGAGTTCTGATTTAGCTTCCGATATGTCTACCGCGTCTTACCAAAGCCTTTTAGCAGTTTGGCTACTGATGCTTAGATATGCTGAAACGCCTGCCGAGGAAATTGAAAAATTTGTCACCTCGTATGGGCGGGATGCCGCCATACTACCGCCGCAGGAAGTTGAATCCATTATTGCATCAAGTGGCTTCGACACGCCTGTATTGTTCTTCCAGACTCTCCTCATTCATGCGTGGTATGCCAAGCGAACTCCCTGA